The Flammeovirga kamogawensis genome includes a region encoding these proteins:
- a CDS encoding RagB/SusD family nutrient uptake outer membrane protein — protein MKRYINCIWFVLLGLATSCTSLLEKEPISTSNAETFYKTVDDVELTLMGTYSALQAKGTYSGNIPVLMNTGTDEALYSRPYNSWTTSYYQHTSSTEDIRMIWRDLYFGISQANSTLTGLSIVEGDVERKTEIEAEARTLRALFYLDLVRFFENVPLILTPTTDIDNLYPSQAEPMEVYKQIIEDLQFGTAHLKWGADVQAGRVSNALAHGVLSRVYLDLAGEQMAKYSDISKDECYKLVVAHSDSVINNGYHTLNSDYPLIFKNLAKNIYETREVIFQIGFQNMLADGLSEGGQHGNLNGPSTNFNNQTEPFAYAFQFTTIMHVNAYEHANIPDVNNVGLMKDTILDQRYTWNIGNFKYKLEDSNDPTSKKAVAFLATAEKNKNEYYPGKFRRVNHNLVGFDADGEPIYDVSTLEVGAIAKNETNIDFPYMRYAEIFLNKAEAEYELGNLDAAKLSLNKIRNRAGLEDYALNNDRLQSSIRDERMRELCYEGFRKKDLIRWGILADRLHELKEQMLLSDLDPASGKYFLFRASDYVKYPKHSVLPIPNREITNNPNLVQHTYWQ, from the coding sequence ATGAAAAGATATATAAATTGTATTTGGTTTGTATTGCTTGGTTTAGCAACAAGCTGTACTAGTCTTCTTGAAAAAGAGCCTATATCAACATCTAATGCAGAAACGTTTTATAAAACAGTAGATGATGTTGAACTAACATTAATGGGTACATACAGTGCTTTACAAGCAAAAGGTACTTATAGTGGTAATATTCCAGTTTTAATGAACACTGGAACAGATGAAGCCTTGTATTCAAGACCCTACAACAGTTGGACGACAAGTTACTATCAACATACAAGCTCAACGGAAGATATTCGTATGATTTGGAGAGATCTTTACTTTGGAATTTCTCAAGCAAATTCAACTTTAACAGGTTTATCTATTGTTGAAGGTGATGTTGAAAGAAAAACTGAAATTGAAGCTGAAGCAAGAACATTAAGGGCACTATTTTACTTAGACCTTGTTCGTTTCTTCGAGAATGTACCTCTTATATTAACGCCTACAACTGATATTGATAATTTGTACCCATCACAAGCAGAACCAATGGAAGTGTACAAGCAAATTATTGAAGATTTACAGTTTGGTACTGCACATTTAAAATGGGGTGCTGATGTACAAGCAGGTAGAGTATCTAATGCTTTAGCGCATGGCGTATTAAGCAGAGTATACCTTGACCTTGCTGGTGAACAAATGGCCAAGTATAGTGATATTTCTAAAGATGAATGTTACAAATTAGTAGTGGCTCACTCAGATTCTGTAATAAATAATGGATACCACACATTAAATAGTGATTACCCATTAATCTTTAAAAATCTAGCAAAAAACATCTACGAAACTAGAGAAGTAATCTTCCAAATTGGTTTCCAAAACATGTTAGCAGATGGTTTATCAGAAGGTGGGCAACATGGTAATTTAAATGGTCCTTCTACCAACTTTAATAACCAAACAGAGCCTTTTGCATATGCTTTTCAGTTTACAACAATTATGCATGTAAATGCTTATGAGCATGCTAACATCCCTGATGTTAATAATGTAGGTTTAATGAAAGACACTATTTTGGACCAACGTTATACTTGGAATATTGGTAACTTTAAATACAAATTAGAAGATAGCAACGACCCTACAAGTAAAAAAGCAGTGGCATTTTTGGCAACTGCAGAGAAAAATAAAAATGAGTACTACCCTGGTAAGTTCAGAAGGGTAAACCATAATTTAGTAGGATTTGATGCAGATGGTGAGCCTATCTATGACGTAAGTACATTAGAAGTTGGAGCTATTGCAAAAAATGAAACAAATATAGATTTCCCTTATATGCGTTATGCAGAAATTTTCTTAAATAAAGCAGAAGCAGAATATGAGTTAGGAAATTTAGATGCGGCAAAACTAAGTTTAAACAAGATCAGAAATAGAGCTGGTTTAGAAGACTATGCTTTAAATAATGATCGCCTACAAAGTAGCATTCGTGACGAAAGAATGAGAGAACTTTGCTATGAAGGTTTCAGAAAGAAAGACCTAATTCGTTGGGGGATTTTAGCAGATAGATTACATGAGTTAAAAGAGCAAATGCTCCTATCAGATCTTGATCCAGCCTCTGGAAAATACTTCTTATTTAGAGCAAGTGATTACGTTAAATATCCTAAGCATTCTGTATTGCCAATTCCAAATAGAGAGATAACAAACAACCCTAACCTAGTGCAACATACGTATTGGCAATAA
- a CDS encoding DUF4493 domain-containing protein — MKRNIYFLFVTVMIALLSSSCQQQEKENIEKGTVRLSDILVTNHMSNAKVTTTDGSDFRVELRTDPQIPGEYLGTVAEIEGKDMLLNVGAYYIYVASKELSDTFIAPSFTAAPYYDGVSEEVFVKAGVTYSASVICKIRNTKIGISYTDAYKTKYPTRSVTFTTASGESLVFSGDTETQFGLFDPRDGGYTAVVSATDVDNKTITQTFMIEQPQANEFYSISIQLPSSTSATLVKSIEKSTF, encoded by the coding sequence ATGAAAAGAAATATATACTTCCTCTTTGTTACTGTCATGATCGCTCTTTTGAGTAGTTCATGTCAGCAACAAGAAAAGGAAAACATTGAAAAAGGTACTGTTCGTTTATCAGATATTTTAGTAACAAACCACATGAGCAATGCGAAAGTTACTACTACAGATGGTTCTGATTTTAGAGTTGAATTAAGAACAGACCCTCAGATTCCAGGTGAATACCTCGGTACTGTTGCAGAAATTGAAGGAAAAGATATGCTTCTAAATGTTGGTGCATATTATATCTATGTTGCATCTAAAGAGTTATCAGATACATTTATAGCTCCTAGCTTTACAGCTGCTCCATATTATGATGGAGTATCTGAAGAGGTTTTTGTTAAAGCAGGCGTAACCTACTCAGCTTCCGTTATCTGTAAAATTAGAAATACAAAAATTGGTATTTCTTATACTGATGCATACAAAACAAAATACCCTACAAGATCGGTAACTTTTACTACCGCTTCTGGAGAAAGTTTAGTTTTTAGTGGAGATACTGAAACTCAATTTGGGTTATTTGATCCAAGAGATGGTGGGTATACTGCAGTTGTTTCTGCAACAGATGTAGACAATAAAACGATTACACAAACTTTCATGATCGAACAACCTCAAGCAAACGAATTCTATTCTATTTCAATTCAATTACCAAGTAGTACAAGTGCTACTCTAGTTAAATCAATTGAAAAGTCAACTTTTTAA
- a CDS encoding DUF4493 domain-containing protein has protein sequence MKFIKYIIGFLGVALLFTSCDTTKEESAPISKGKGAVQLLDAKVLDLQFGKLVPSFDLVTDTFTVELRTEQHAEGIDLGKVFEIKGKKIEVVPGNYVLCVHSNNKSVAAFDMPYYAGWSSSFDIKEGELFTIDNVMTQIQNIAVTIDYTTATKNTFSNREVIINTLSNHSLVYSNQTGTDAKIGYFDATDVPLTANVLLLDQVTGKEYTTSFAIDGAKMEYTYTIDVNTTTPEDTQGAVKFNVTISDEMKEIPLTWVVQGEKTVIWSDGFSEMAEDENVVLADLDLDQSTADGPFTVGGYTVYSDFGDVGYNKNTGDVDTNKLSVWLFGQNGAYSSTGENETVPGFYFRSNEAANRDWLISPEIDLTNCSQLEFEYYAVTLFGGDDSNTNIQISLIDATEYNENDIPNLPWVEIENNEEKSSIKTALRFEGDIQAFEGKKVRIAFYSQSTNKDGSFNPDFLDKQYMSRGRHLTSLSIKGYKN, from the coding sequence ATGAAATTCATAAAATATATCATTGGGTTCTTAGGAGTGGCGTTACTGTTCACTTCATGCGATACTACAAAAGAAGAAAGTGCACCTATCTCTAAAGGAAAAGGGGCTGTTCAACTTTTAGACGCTAAAGTTTTAGATTTACAATTTGGCAAACTTGTTCCCTCTTTTGATCTTGTAACAGATACCTTTACAGTAGAGTTAAGAACGGAACAACATGCAGAAGGAATTGACTTAGGAAAAGTTTTCGAAATCAAAGGAAAGAAAATTGAAGTAGTTCCAGGTAATTATGTTCTTTGTGTTCATTCAAATAATAAATCAGTTGCTGCATTTGATATGCCTTATTACGCAGGTTGGTCTTCTTCTTTTGATATTAAAGAAGGTGAATTATTCACAATAGATAATGTGATGACGCAAATTCAAAATATTGCCGTTACCATTGATTATACTACAGCAACTAAAAATACATTTTCAAACCGTGAGGTAATCATCAATACATTATCTAATCATTCTTTAGTGTACAGTAACCAAACGGGAACCGATGCTAAAATTGGTTATTTTGATGCTACAGATGTGCCTTTAACTGCAAACGTTCTATTATTAGACCAAGTAACTGGAAAAGAATACACTACATCTTTTGCCATAGATGGTGCTAAAATGGAATATACTTACACAATTGATGTAAATACAACGACGCCAGAAGATACACAAGGTGCTGTAAAATTTAATGTTACAATTTCTGACGAGATGAAAGAAATACCTTTAACGTGGGTTGTACAAGGAGAAAAAACAGTTATTTGGTCTGATGGTTTTAGTGAAATGGCGGAGGATGAAAATGTTGTTTTAGCAGATTTAGACTTAGATCAATCTACTGCAGATGGTCCATTTACTGTTGGTGGCTACACTGTGTATTCAGATTTTGGCGATGTAGGTTACAATAAAAATACAGGAGATGTAGATACGAATAAATTGTCGGTATGGCTGTTTGGTCAGAATGGTGCTTATTCATCTACAGGTGAAAACGAAACTGTACCTGGATTCTATTTTAGATCTAACGAAGCTGCAAATAGAGATTGGTTAATCTCTCCAGAAATTGATTTAACCAACTGCTCTCAATTAGAATTTGAATATTATGCCGTTACCCTATTTGGTGGCGATGATTCTAATACAAATATTCAGATTTCTCTTATTGATGCTACTGAATACAATGAAAATGACATCCCTAATTTACCTTGGGTGGAAATAGAAAATAACGAAGAAAAATCAAGCATTAAAACTGCTTTAAGGTTTGAAGGTGACATCCAAGCATTTGAAGGTAAAAAAGTACGCATTGCTTTTTACTCTCAATCTACTAATAAAGACGGTAGTTTTAATCCAGACTTTTTAGACAAACAATACATGTCAAGAGGTCGTCATCTTACTTCTTTATCTATCAAAGGCTACAAAAACTAG
- a CDS encoding DUF6896 domain-containing protein, with the protein MDNKISIDFQNKKASFQELERIIEESIDSQIAITNVIVDENILKQLESKFQAKLIYYIAWSKILILENSITTQYVISNLDGFLQCFIEFDRKAHEMMNLMASIFEIDLNDFAQINDLKRNKSKNQRGQINSSWNYFFHGAECAFENMKTGQYLDVKIIYGREYGVIGNFFLYRFIETSESLKTQFQLLKGKSQNLRKVINVFKEEGYLINRRNYDFEELILNREKVKRYLYKTLD; encoded by the coding sequence ATGGACAATAAAATATCAATAGATTTCCAAAACAAAAAAGCTTCATTTCAAGAGTTAGAAAGAATAATTGAAGAATCTATAGATTCTCAAATCGCAATTACGAATGTGATTGTAGATGAAAACATACTAAAGCAATTGGAATCAAAATTTCAAGCCAAATTAATCTATTACATTGCTTGGTCTAAAATTTTAATATTAGAAAATTCAATAACAACACAATATGTAATTTCTAATTTAGATGGTTTCTTACAATGTTTTATAGAGTTCGATAGAAAAGCACATGAAATGATGAATTTGATGGCAAGTATTTTTGAAATTGATCTAAATGATTTTGCTCAAATTAATGATCTAAAAAGAAATAAAAGTAAAAATCAGAGAGGACAAATTAATTCATCATGGAATTACTTCTTTCATGGTGCTGAATGTGCATTTGAGAACATGAAGACTGGTCAATATCTTGATGTTAAAATTATTTATGGAAGAGAATACGGAGTAATTGGTAACTTTTTTCTTTATAGGTTTATAGAAACTAGTGAATCTTTAAAAACTCAATTTCAATTATTAAAGGGAAAAAGCCAAAATTTGAGAAAGGTTATTAATGTTTTCAAGGAAGAAGGTTATCTAATAAATAGACGTAACTACGATTTTGAAGAATTAATCTTAAACAGAGAAAAGGTAAAGAGATATCTCTATAAAACCTTAGATTAA